The Streptomyces griseiscabiei genomic sequence GTCGCTGGGCGCGGACGGTTTCGGCTTCGCGGACACCCGGGGCGCGGCACGGCGCTTCTTCCACATCGACGCGCAGTCGATCGTGGTCGCGGTGCTGACCGAGCTGGCCCGTGAGGGCAAGGTCGACCGGTCGGTGCTGAAGCAGGCCGTCGACCGCTACCAGCTGCTCGACGTGGCGGCGGCGGACCCGGGCGCCGCGGGAGGCGATGCATAGCACCCGATTCGGGGTCAAGGGGTGGTGAACCGGTGGGTTCACCACCCCTTCACGTTTTCTACTATGCGCCCATGAAGCAGCAAGCGGTCCCGGCGCAGATCCGTTGGGAACGGCGGACCCAGCAGCCGTTGTTCGGCCTGGCCCTGGTGTTCGCCGTCGCGTACACGGTGCCGATCGTGCGGCCGGACGCGAGCGACGAGGTGGAGTGGTGGTGCGAGGTCGCCGAGTGGGGCGTGTGGGGCGCGTTCGCGCTCGACTACGTCATCCGGCTCCTGCTCGCCGAGCATCGGTGGGAGTTCGTCCGCACGCGCTGGCTGGACCTGTGCGCGGTGGTGCTGCCGATGATCCAGCCGCTGCGGCTGCTGCGGCTGGTGGCGACGCTGCTGCTGGTGGGGCAGCGGGCGCGGATGGCCTCGCAGATAAGGCTCACGACGTACGTCGGCGGGGCGGTCGTCGGGCTGCTGATGTTCGGGTCGCTCGCGGTGCTGTCCGTGGAACGGGACGCGCCCGGTGGGAACATCGACACGCTGGACGACGCGGTGTGGTGGTCGTTCACGACGATGACGACCGTGGGGTACGGGGATCACGCGCCGACGACAGGGCTCGGGCGGGTGCTGGCGGTCGGGCTGATGCTGTCGGGGATCGCGCTGCTCGGTGTGGTGACGGCGAACATCGCGGCGTGGTTCATAGCGCGGTTCGAGAAGGACGACGCGGAGGAGCGGCGGCAGACCGCCGCGATAGTCGAGCTGACGGAGGAGGTTCGGCTGTTGCGGGCGGAGGTGGCGTCGTTGAAGGCGGTATCCGTGGAGGGGGTGCCGGAGCAGCGCCGCTGAGGGTGGGGGTGGGGGTGGGGGTGCGTCGGCGGGTGCGGGTCCGGTGGGGCTTCTCGCGCAGTTCCCCGCGCCCCTGAAAAGCACGGGCTGCGCCCCTTGCTTTTCAGGCCCGCGGGGGCCTGGTCTTCAAGGGGCGCGGGGAACTGCGCGAGAAGCCCCACCGGGCCGCACGCTCAGACGAGACCTGACCCCGGCCCCGCCGCACCCGCCAGCCAGATGATCGCCAGGATCGTGTCGATGGCGCCCAGGACGACCGCGATGATCGCGGGGACGGAGCGGGTGCCGGACCAGGTGCGGTTCATGGCGAGCCAGCCGCAGAGGATCGCGACGGGTCCGAGGATGATCCCCAGGACGAAGAATCCCGCGATCGCGCAGATGACGCCGATGATCCCGAGGGTCGCGCGATCCGGCCGGCTCCGTGACCACGTCCGGCCACGTGAGCGAGGGTGCCTGCGCGAACTGTGTCCGAAACCCGCCATTGTCAACAACTCCCTGAACCTCGCGGTCAGTTCGAGTACGACATGGCGAGTACCCCGGCGAAGTGGTTGAAACCAGGGGCGGTTGGCGGAGCCGTCCGCGCGCGCTGCCCCCCTCCGGCAGCGCGCCGCAGACCCCCGGGTCGCTCCGCCGGCGAACGACCATGCCGTGCGGAGGACTTGACCCAGGGTGACCTGCGGCGCGTACCGGGTGGAAGCGATCGTCCGACTTGTCACCCTGATAGGCGAACGCGGGCGGAAACCCGCGCGCGAGGCAGTGGCGGAGCTGTCAGATGTGCGCCGCTCCGGCACCCGCCTCGGCGTTCTCGCCACGCTTGGTCAGGAACGCCACGAGGACGGCGACCGTGGCCACCCCGGCGGCGACCAGGGACGCCAGACCCATGCCGGACATGAACGTGTCGTGCGCGACCGTGGTGATCTTCGCGGCGATCTCCGCCGGGGTGCCCTCGGCGACCGGGGGGACGCCGACCTGGACGGCCTCGGAGGCCTGGCCGAGCTGGGCCTCGGTGAGCGGCGGGAGGCCGGCGTCGGCCCAGTTGCCCGCCAGGTCACCGTCGACCTTGGAGGCCATCACGGCGCCCAGCACGGCCGTACCGAGGCTGCCGCCGATCTGCATCGCGGCCTGCTGGAGACCACCGGCGACACCGGACAGCTCCAGGGGCGCGTTGCCGACGATGACCTCGGTGGCGCCGACCATCACCGGGGCGAGGCCGAGGCCGAGGAGGGCGAACCAGAGGGACATCACGGCGCTGCCGGTGTCGGTCTCCAGCGTCGACATGCCGTACATCGCGATCGCGGTGAGGGCCATGCCGCCGGCCAACGGGATGCGCGGTCCGGCCTTGGTGATGATCGCGCCGGCCAGGGGCGAGCCGACGATCATCATGCCGGTGAGCGGCAGCAGGTGCAGACCCGCGTCGATGGGGCTCATCCCGTGCACGTTCTGGAGGTAGAACGTCACGAAGAACAGGCCGCCCATGAAGGCGATGGCCATCAGGACCATCAGGACGACACCCGCCGACAGGGGGACGGAGCGGAAGAGGGCCAGCGGGATGAGCGGCTCCTTCACCTTCGTCTCCCAGAGGGCGAAGACGGCGAAGAGGGCGATGGAGACGACCAGGAAGGTCCACGTCAGACCGTCGCCCCAGCCCCACTCCGGGGCCTTGATGAGCGCCCAGACCAGGCAGAACATCGCTCCGGAGAGCAGGGCGATGCCCAGGACGTCGAAGGAGCGCGGGGCGTTCTCGGCGCGGTGGTCCAGCAGGATCCAGGCGCCCAGGGCGACGGCGAGGACGCCGACCGGGACGTTGATCCAGAACACCGACTGCCAGCTGACGTTCTCCACGAGGAAGCCGCCGAGGATCGGGCCG encodes the following:
- a CDS encoding potassium channel family protein, which codes for MKQQAVPAQIRWERRTQQPLFGLALVFAVAYTVPIVRPDASDEVEWWCEVAEWGVWGAFALDYVIRLLLAEHRWEFVRTRWLDLCAVVLPMIQPLRLLRLVATLLLVGQRARMASQIRLTTYVGGAVVGLLMFGSLAVLSVERDAPGGNIDTLDDAVWWSFTTMTTVGYGDHAPTTGLGRVLAVGLMLSGIALLGVVTANIAAWFIARFEKDDAEERRQTAAIVELTEEVRLLRAEVASLKAVSVEGVPEQRR
- a CDS encoding MFS transporter, with translation MTSQTTVDKTGPGDKAPVVPSDPTTNRGRGLRGHPWFTLLTVAVGVMMVALDGTIVAIANPVIADDLKASFAEVQWITNAYFLALAVTLITAGKLGDRFGHRQTFLIGVVGFAAASGAIGLSNSVAFVVTFRVFQGLFGALLMPAALGLLRATFPAEKLNMAIGIWGMVIGASTAGGPILGGFLVENVSWQSVFWINVPVGVLAVALGAWILLDHRAENAPRSFDVLGIALLSGAMFCLVWALIKAPEWGWGDGLTWTFLVVSIALFAVFALWETKVKEPLIPLALFRSVPLSAGVVLMVLMAIAFMGGLFFVTFYLQNVHGMSPIDAGLHLLPLTGMMIVGSPLAGAIITKAGPRIPLAGGMALTAIAMYGMSTLETDTGSAVMSLWFALLGLGLAPVMVGATEVIVGNAPLELSGVAGGLQQAAMQIGGSLGTAVLGAVMASKVDGDLAGNWADAGLPPLTEAQLGQASEAVQVGVPPVAEGTPAEIAAKITTVAHDTFMSGMGLASLVAAGVATVAVLVAFLTKRGENAEAGAGAAHI
- a CDS encoding small hydrophobic protein, which encodes MAGFGHSSRRHPRSRGRTWSRSRPDRATLGIIGVICAIAGFFVLGIILGPVAILCGWLAMNRTWSGTRSVPAIIAVVLGAIDTILAIIWLAGAAGPGSGLV